Proteins encoded together in one Polaribacter reichenbachii window:
- a CDS encoding CvpA family protein has translation MNVIDIIIAVILIFAAVRGFMTGLFSSIASLVAIVAGVFCAIHFSYYVEYELNDSVLEWSHQTNKIVAFAVTFLFVVLAIIFVGKLLTKLADITALGLLNKILGGIFGALKWSLILSVIFLLFDKFNKTIPFVDKEMLDSSVLYYPVKSIIPTLFPAIMDDENPSLKFIK, from the coding sequence ATGAATGTAATAGACATCATAATTGCTGTAATATTAATTTTTGCTGCTGTAAGAGGTTTTATGACAGGTCTTTTTTCTTCAATTGCGTCTTTAGTAGCTATTGTAGCAGGTGTGTTTTGTGCCATACACTTTTCTTATTATGTAGAATATGAATTGAACGATTCTGTTTTAGAATGGTCTCATCAAACTAATAAAATAGTAGCGTTTGCAGTTACTTTTTTGTTTGTGGTTTTGGCTATAATTTTTGTGGGTAAATTGCTTACAAAGTTGGCAGATATTACTGCTTTAGGGTTATTGAATAAAATTTTAGGTGGAATTTTCGGAGCGCTAAAATGGTCTTTAATTTTAAGTGTAATTTTTTTATTGTTCGATAAGTTTAATAAAACAATACCTTTTGTAGATAAAGAAATGTTAGATAGTTCAGTATTGTATTATCCTGTAAAATCGATTATACCTACTTTGTTTCCTGCAATTATGGATGATGAAAATCCGTCTTTAAAGTTTATAAAATAA
- a CDS encoding carbonic anhydrase family protein: MPHRNKAITKEIQDQLTPMKVLQDFIEGNARFIRDEVHTIDHKALISQTTGGQHPKAIVLSCIDSRVPVELIFDQTIGDVFVARVAGNFENTDILGSMEYSCKVAGSKLVLVLGHESCGAIKAACDHVELGNITSLLDNIQPAVKLSESQIKGKHNSSNNDFVNKTIENNVSLTIDRIREKSPILKEMEEKGEIKIIGGVYHISSGKVTLL; the protein is encoded by the coding sequence ATGCCACATAGAAATAAAGCAATAACGAAAGAAATTCAAGATCAATTAACACCAATGAAAGTGTTACAAGATTTTATAGAAGGTAATGCTCGTTTTATTAGAGACGAAGTTCATACAATAGACCATAAAGCATTAATATCTCAAACAACTGGAGGTCAACATCCAAAAGCAATTGTACTTTCATGTATAGATTCTAGAGTTCCTGTAGAATTAATTTTCGACCAAACTATTGGAGATGTTTTTGTTGCAAGAGTAGCAGGAAATTTCGAAAATACAGACATTTTAGGAAGTATGGAATATTCTTGTAAAGTTGCAGGAAGTAAATTAGTTTTAGTATTAGGTCATGAAAGTTGTGGAGCTATAAAAGCGGCTTGCGATCATGTAGAACTAGGTAATATAACTTCTTTATTAGACAATATTCAACCAGCTGTAAAGCTTTCAGAATCTCAAATAAAAGGAAAACATAATTCTTCTAATAATGATTTTGTTAACAAAACAATAGAAAACAATGTTAGTTTAACAATAGATAGAATTAGAGAGAAAAGCCCTATTCTAAAAGAAATGGAAGAAAAAGGTGAAATTAAAATTATAGGTGGTGTTTATCACATAAGTAGTGGAAAAGTTACTTTACTATAA
- a CDS encoding SulP family inorganic anion transporter, which produces MFKYLKNDLPASIVVFFVALPLCLGIALASGAPLFSGLIAGIIGGTIVGALSGSKIGVSGPAAGLAAIVFTAIQNLGYESFLVAVVLGGVIQLIFGLLKAGIIGYYFPSSVIKGMLTGIGIIIILKQIPHFFGMDKDPQGDFSFLQIDGENTFTELLKAINALISGNVSMGATIIALISMVILLLWSNVLSKKGKIFQIVQGPLVAVAVGIIFYVLTKDSSLTISSDHLVAVPVPDDFNSFLGQFNFPDFTTIANPTIWVTAFTIALVASLETLLCVEATDKLDPHKNVTPTNRELFAQGTGNIISGLIGGLPITQVIVRSSANIQSGGRTKLSAIIHGFLLLISVILIPTLLNKIPLSVLAAILFIVGFKLAKPALFKKMYDLGWKQFIPFTITVLGIVFIDLLYGIGLGLLVGIIVILIKSYQNSHFLHIEDKSNGKHKIKMTLAEEVTFFNKGAILKELDSLPKDTYLEINLIGTRYLDNDIIEILEDFLFKAKERNIDIKLVSKRGIVENPESFFKFFNERPKSNISLS; this is translated from the coding sequence ATGTTTAAATATTTAAAAAATGACTTACCTGCAAGTATTGTAGTGTTTTTTGTAGCACTACCTTTATGTTTAGGTATAGCATTAGCAAGTGGAGCTCCATTATTTTCTGGTTTAATTGCAGGAATTATTGGTGGTACTATAGTAGGTGCACTTTCTGGCTCTAAAATTGGAGTTAGTGGTCCAGCAGCAGGTTTAGCTGCAATCGTATTTACTGCAATACAAAATTTAGGATACGAAAGTTTTTTAGTTGCAGTAGTTTTAGGTGGAGTAATTCAATTAATTTTTGGCCTTTTAAAAGCAGGTATTATTGGGTATTACTTTCCATCATCAGTAATTAAAGGAATGTTAACAGGTATTGGAATTATTATCATTTTAAAACAAATACCTCACTTTTTTGGTATGGATAAAGATCCTCAAGGAGATTTTTCCTTTTTACAAATAGATGGAGAAAACACATTTACAGAGCTTTTAAAAGCTATAAATGCATTAATTAGTGGTAATGTTAGTATGGGTGCAACAATTATTGCATTAATATCTATGGTGATATTACTTTTATGGTCTAATGTATTGTCTAAAAAAGGAAAGATTTTCCAAATTGTACAAGGTCCTTTAGTGGCAGTTGCTGTTGGTATTATTTTTTATGTATTAACAAAAGACAGTAGTTTAACCATTTCTTCAGATCATTTAGTTGCAGTTCCTGTTCCAGATGATTTTAATAGCTTTTTAGGTCAGTTTAATTTCCCAGACTTTACAACTATTGCAAACCCTACAATTTGGGTTACAGCCTTTACAATTGCGCTAGTTGCTAGTTTAGAAACTTTATTGTGTGTAGAAGCTACAGACAAATTAGATCCGCATAAAAACGTAACACCAACAAATAGAGAATTATTTGCTCAAGGTACAGGTAATATAATTTCTGGTCTTATTGGTGGTTTACCAATAACACAAGTAATTGTTAGAAGTTCTGCAAATATTCAATCTGGAGGTAGAACCAAATTATCCGCTATTATTCACGGTTTTTTATTATTGATTTCTGTAATTTTAATTCCAACACTTTTAAATAAAATTCCTCTTTCTGTTTTAGCGGCAATTCTATTTATTGTAGGATTTAAATTAGCAAAACCAGCATTGTTTAAAAAGATGTATGATCTTGGTTGGAAACAATTTATACCATTTACAATTACTGTATTAGGTATTGTATTTATTGATTTGTTATACGGAATTGGTTTAGGTTTATTAGTAGGTATCATTGTAATCTTAATAAAAAGTTACCAAAACTCTCACTTTTTACATATCGAAGATAAGAGTAATGGTAAGCACAAAATTAAAATGACTCTTGCAGAAGAAGTTACCTTTTTTAACAAAGGGGCCATATTAAAAGAATTAGATAGTTTACCAAAAGACACCTATCTAGAAATTAACTTAATAGGTACAAGATACTTAGATAATGATATTATAGAAATTTTAGAAGATTTTCTTTTTAAAGCAAAAGAAAGAAATATTGATATTAAATTAGTGTCTAAAAGAGGGATTGTAGAAAACCCAGAAAGCTTCTTTAAATTTTTTAACGAAAGACCAAAGTCTAATATCAGTTTAAGTTAG